Proteins found in one Thermodesulfobacteriota bacterium genomic segment:
- a CDS encoding CRTAC1 family protein, translated as MTTNKLFINCNRSLSFVFMLTVLSFALIGGCGGSGNNSGDNGDNNGGNNNSLTFTDITLQAGLNYSHGFVTSGPVSEPQLISGGVAAGDYDNDGWVDIYVVRGPAGPNLLFKNNGNGTFSEVGQAAGVDVDNEIGSGPTFADFSGDGYLDLFIGGIFPTKPRLFLNDGDGTFTDISAGKALTSLSSINTFSAAFGDYDLDNDLDLLITHWNGQSQNESTEHLWRNNGDNTFSDVSLEAGISATYDTVSEFTFTPNFADINNNGYPDILMGSDFLTSQIFINQKDGTFVNTTDTNVITDENGMGASVGDYDNDGDLDWFVSSIYDPNMIAELNWGISGNRLYRNKGDGTFEDVTLSAGVEHGFWGWASCMYDLDNDGNMDIVHVNGFRSPFDPDTTVEFDQDPSRIFMSNGNGTFTEKAAQLGFNDTDQGRGIVCFDFDRDGDVDIFVANNNQPPSLYRNDGGNENSFLKISLNGISMNTEGIGARVEVTTGNTVQMRELSAGSNFVSQNPVIAHFGLAQRQIADEVKVSWPDGNTTTLQNVPVNQFMTIDHPDL; from the coding sequence ATGACTACAAACAAGTTATTCATAAATTGTAATAGATCTTTAAGTTTTGTTTTTATGTTAACAGTTTTGAGTTTTGCACTAATTGGCGGTTGCGGCGGATCTGGAAACAACTCCGGCGATAATGGCGATAATAATGGCGGAAATAATAACTCATTAACCTTTACTGATATAACTTTACAAGCTGGATTAAATTATTCTCATGGATTTGTAACCTCTGGTCCGGTCTCAGAGCCTCAACTTATATCAGGCGGAGTTGCGGCAGGGGATTACGATAATGATGGATGGGTAGATATATATGTTGTTAGAGGTCCTGCTGGTCCTAACTTGCTTTTTAAAAACAATGGCAACGGCACATTTAGTGAAGTAGGCCAAGCTGCGGGGGTTGATGTAGATAATGAAATTGGTTCAGGACCTACATTTGCAGATTTTAGCGGCGATGGCTATTTAGATCTGTTTATTGGTGGAATTTTCCCGACAAAACCACGCTTGTTCTTAAATGATGGGGATGGAACGTTCACTGATATATCTGCCGGAAAAGCATTAACTTCACTTTCAAGTATCAATACATTTTCTGCTGCTTTCGGCGATTACGACCTTGATAACGATCTTGATCTACTCATAACACATTGGAACGGACAGAGCCAAAATGAGTCTACGGAGCATTTGTGGAGAAATAATGGGGACAACACTTTCTCTGATGTAAGCTTAGAAGCAGGTATTAGTGCCACATATGATACTGTGAGTGAATTTACTTTCACTCCCAATTTCGCCGATATTAATAACAACGGCTACCCAGATATTCTCATGGGATCCGATTTTCTTACCAGCCAAATATTCATAAATCAGAAAGATGGTACTTTTGTAAATACAACAGATACAAATGTAATAACTGATGAAAATGGCATGGGTGCGTCGGTGGGCGATTATGATAACGACGGAGACTTGGATTGGTTTGTGTCCAGTATTTACGACCCCAATATGATAGCTGAGCTTAACTGGGGTATTTCCGGAAACCGCTTATACCGCAACAAAGGTGACGGCACTTTTGAAGATGTCACTCTTTCAGCCGGTGTTGAGCATGGTTTTTGGGGATGGGCCAGCTGTATGTACGATTTAGACAACGACGGTAATATGGATATTGTTCACGTAAATGGATTTAGAAGTCCTTTTGACCCGGATACAACAGTGGAGTTCGATCAAGACCCTTCAAGAATTTTTATGTCGAACGGAAATGGAACTTTTACAGAAAAAGCTGCCCAACTTGGTTTTAATGATACAGATCAGGGAAGAGGAATTGTGTGCTTTGATTTCGATAGGGATGGAGACGTTGATATCTTTGTTGCTAATAATAATCAGCCGCCAAGTCTATATAGAAATGATGGCGGAAACGAAAACAGTTTTCTAAAAATTAGTTTAAATGGAATATCTATGAATACTGAAGGCATAGGGGCTAGGGTGGAAGTAACCACGGGAAATACTGTTCAAATGAGGGAGCTTAGTGCCGGAAGCAATTTTGTTTCCCAAAACCCGGTGATTGCTCATTTCGGATTGGCTCAAAG